Proteins encoded within one genomic window of Pigmentiphaga sp. H8:
- a CDS encoding hydroxyacid dehydrogenase, with translation MSHTVFVTDITLSPAGRRVLDQAGCRVLFMNRAGCVEEVEAVLAREPVDAVISRTVDLPAGAIAACPTLKVVSKHGVGVSNIDVPACSSRGIPVMVTPGANARSVAELTLGLMLAAARGIAHMDAEMRAGRWTRLRTGVELRGRTLGLVGYGQVARLVAAYGAALGMRVMAYDPHVRPAPDDGAEMLSDLDELLRASDVLSLHVPLTPATRAFIGAEQLARLPEGAILINTARGEVVDEAALADALVHGRLHAAGLDTLAVEPMARGNPLRHLPNVVLTPHVGASTPAALAAMAQGAARNVLDYLTRGILPEGCVVNITDLSNTHQGDKHVRQ, from the coding sequence ATGTCCCATACCGTATTCGTCACCGACATCACCCTGAGTCCCGCCGGACGGCGGGTCCTGGACCAGGCGGGATGCCGCGTCCTGTTCATGAACCGCGCGGGCTGCGTCGAGGAGGTCGAGGCGGTGCTGGCCCGCGAGCCCGTGGACGCGGTGATATCGCGCACCGTCGACCTGCCGGCCGGCGCGATCGCGGCCTGCCCCACGCTGAAGGTCGTGTCCAAGCATGGCGTGGGGGTAAGCAACATCGACGTGCCGGCCTGCTCGTCCCGCGGCATCCCGGTCATGGTGACGCCCGGCGCCAATGCCCGCTCGGTGGCCGAGTTGACGCTGGGCCTGATGCTGGCCGCCGCGCGCGGCATCGCTCACATGGACGCCGAGATGCGCGCCGGACGCTGGACCCGGCTGCGGACCGGTGTCGAGCTGCGCGGCAGGACCCTGGGCCTGGTCGGCTATGGGCAGGTGGCCCGCCTGGTCGCCGCCTATGGCGCGGCCCTGGGCATGCGCGTGATGGCCTACGACCCGCATGTCCGTCCGGCGCCGGACGACGGCGCCGAGATGCTGTCCGACCTGGATGAGCTTTTACGGGCCTCCGACGTGCTCAGCCTGCATGTCCCCCTGACCCCCGCGACGCGCGCCTTCATCGGCGCCGAACAACTGGCCCGGCTGCCCGAGGGCGCGATCCTGATCAATACGGCGCGCGGCGAAGTCGTGGACGAGGCGGCCCTGGCCGATGCCCTGGTCCACGGCCGCCTGCATGCGGCGGGCCTGGACACCCTGGCCGTCGAACCCATGGCGCGGGGCAACCCGCTGCGGCACTTGCCCAACGTGGTGCTGACGCCCCACGTCGGCGCCTCGACGCCGGCGGCGCTGGCCGCCATGGCGCAAGGCGCGGCCCGCAACGTTCTGGACTATCTCACCCGGGGCATCCTGCCCGAGGGCTGCGTCGTGAACATCACCGATCTGTCGAACACCCACCAAGGAGACAAGCATGTCCGGCAATAA
- a CDS encoding GNAT family N-acetyltransferase, with translation MSQYSLIGNLVVLRPLARGDAAALAAAARDQDAWRTPYTQIPAEPAAAEAYIEAALRARGTGESMPFATTLREDGRVVGSTRYCRIEPEHRKREIGYTWIGGSWQRTFVNTEAKYLMLRHAFEGLGCQRVQLQTDELNQQSRRAIERLGARLEGILRNDRIMPDGRRRHSALYSIIDQEWPQVRAGLEAAMRQRGLEPAMEMVAG, from the coding sequence ATGTCGCAGTACTCATTAATCGGCAACCTGGTCGTGCTGCGACCCCTGGCGCGCGGGGATGCCGCGGCGCTGGCGGCGGCGGCGCGGGACCAGGACGCGTGGCGCACCCCCTACACCCAGATCCCTGCCGAGCCGGCAGCGGCCGAGGCCTACATCGAGGCCGCGCTGCGCGCCCGCGGCACGGGCGAGTCCATGCCCTTCGCCACCACGCTGCGCGAGGACGGCCGGGTGGTCGGCTCGACCCGCTATTGCCGCATCGAGCCCGAGCATCGCAAGCGGGAGATCGGCTACACCTGGATAGGCGGTTCGTGGCAGCGGACCTTCGTCAACACCGAGGCCAAATACCTGATGCTGCGCCATGCCTTCGAAGGGCTGGGCTGCCAGCGCGTGCAACTGCAGACCGATGAATTGAACCAGCAGTCCCGCCGCGCCATCGAGCGGCTGGGCGCCCGGCTGGAAGGCATCCTGCGCAACGACCGCATCATGCCCGACGGGCGCAGGCGGCATTCGGCCCTGTACAGCATCATCGACCAGGAATGGCCGCAGGTGCGCGCCGGCCTCGAGGCCGCGATGCGCCAGAGGGGGCTCGAGCCGGCCATGGAAATGGTCGCGGGCTGA
- a CDS encoding LysR family transcriptional regulator has translation MNIEIRDLRYFEVIAELGHLGQASEVLHRSQPALTKCVQRLEEELGADLFERKGRGLVLTAVGKEFYLRARKIRETNDRTLSDMKDFVAGSAGKVRVGCGPITADYLLPRLCNLALRHLPKVSLEIMIGTSYFLKEQIREERLDMIVGVVENDSEFACRGFIDDTVVVAARQEHPIFELRAPRLRDLEGYHWILPTPPVSSRKWLDSAFAARGLPKPTPHIETNSLPSIHDLIGSTDLLCFLSRLTLEHPKTRGMLREVPLKETTMTRQLGITYPHGPLTPATQRLIDLLDRLASE, from the coding sequence TTGAATATCGAGATCCGGGACCTGCGCTACTTCGAGGTCATCGCCGAACTGGGCCACCTGGGCCAGGCGTCCGAGGTCCTGCACCGCAGCCAGCCGGCCCTGACCAAGTGCGTGCAGCGCCTGGAGGAAGAGCTGGGCGCCGACCTGTTCGAGCGCAAGGGGCGGGGCCTGGTGCTGACGGCGGTGGGCAAGGAGTTCTACCTGCGGGCGCGGAAAATCCGCGAGACCAACGACCGCACCCTGAGCGACATGAAGGACTTCGTGGCGGGCTCGGCGGGCAAGGTCCGCGTGGGCTGCGGACCCATCACCGCCGACTACCTGCTGCCCAGGCTCTGCAACCTGGCGCTGCGGCACCTTCCCAAGGTGTCGCTGGAAATTATGATCGGGACCAGCTACTTCCTGAAGGAGCAGATACGGGAAGAACGCCTGGACATGATCGTGGGCGTCGTCGAGAACGACAGCGAGTTCGCCTGCCGCGGCTTCATCGACGATACCGTGGTGGTTGCCGCACGCCAGGAGCACCCCATCTTCGAGTTGCGCGCGCCGCGCCTGCGCGATCTCGAGGGCTACCACTGGATCTTGCCCACGCCGCCCGTGTCCAGCCGGAAATGGCTGGACAGCGCCTTCGCGGCGCGCGGCCTGCCCAAGCCCACGCCCCACATCGAAACCAACTCCCTGCCGTCCATCCACGACCTGATCGGCTCGACCGACCTGCTGTGCTTCCTGTCCCGGCTGACGCTGGAGCACCCGAAGACACGGGGCATGCTGCGGGAGGTCCCGCTGAAGGAAACGACCATGACCCGGCAGCTCGGCATCACCTATCCCCACGGGCCGCTCACGCCGGCCACGCAGCGGCTCATCGACCTGCTCGACAGGCTGGCCTCGGAGTGA
- a CDS encoding LON peptidase substrate-binding domain-containing protein produces MNTTPLFPLSRALYPEGVLHLRIFEIRYLDMIKQCIADQASFGVVPLLAGHEVRTPEGTEVLADFGTMAKIEQWDAPMPGLLQLRCVGTTRFRLVSSEQGKYGLWVGQVEPLADDPVVPIPDALQPAANTLGRLIADIQQHQGPRADLPIAPPFRLDECAWVANRWAEMLPLLPPQQRHLLADDDPESRLGQIQDILKRRKLLVE; encoded by the coding sequence ATGAACACGACCCCGCTCTTTCCGCTCAGCCGGGCGCTGTATCCCGAGGGCGTGCTGCACTTGCGCATCTTCGAGATCCGCTACCTCGACATGATCAAGCAATGCATCGCCGACCAGGCCTCGTTCGGCGTCGTGCCGCTGCTGGCCGGCCACGAGGTCCGCACGCCCGAAGGCACCGAGGTCCTGGCCGATTTCGGCACCATGGCGAAGATAGAACAGTGGGATGCGCCCATGCCAGGCCTGCTGCAACTGCGCTGCGTGGGAACGACCCGCTTTCGCCTGGTGTCGAGCGAACAGGGCAAATACGGTCTCTGGGTCGGGCAGGTCGAACCGCTGGCCGACGATCCCGTGGTCCCCATCCCGGATGCCCTGCAACCCGCGGCCAATACGCTGGGCCGCCTGATCGCCGACATCCAGCAGCATCAAGGCCCCCGCGCGGACCTGCCGATCGCGCCCCCCTTCCGGCTGGACGAATGCGCATGGGTGGCGAACCGCTGGGCGGAAATGCTGCCGCTGCTGCCGCCGCAACAGCGGCATCTGCTGGCCGACGACGATCCGGAAAGCCGCCTGGGCCAGATCCAGGACATCCTGAAACGGCGCAAGCTGCTGGTCGAATGA
- a CDS encoding RraA family protein, producing the protein MSGNKTWPPGYSIEEMPRHLDPGLIARFSDVPVAVAGDCMGRSLGAMGLKAYHDNLRLGLCGPALTVQVRPGDNLMIHKALMMAQPGDIIVVDGGGDLTQALIGGLMRTTALAHRIGGFVIDGAIRDLVEWADGRMPVFARGHTHRGPSKEGPGRINAPIACAGLAVLPGDLVMGDADGVICIPAREAEALLPRAQAHLQREDAIRRSNEHGTSDPERFDAVLRAKGLPV; encoded by the coding sequence ATGTCCGGCAATAAGACCTGGCCGCCCGGCTACAGCATCGAGGAAATGCCGCGCCACCTGGACCCCGGGCTGATCGCCCGGTTTTCCGACGTCCCGGTGGCGGTGGCCGGCGACTGCATGGGGCGATCGCTGGGCGCCATGGGCCTGAAGGCCTATCACGACAATCTGCGCCTGGGTCTCTGCGGTCCCGCGTTGACCGTACAGGTACGCCCCGGCGACAACCTGATGATCCACAAGGCCCTGATGATGGCCCAACCCGGCGACATCATCGTCGTCGACGGCGGCGGCGACCTGACCCAGGCCTTGATCGGCGGCCTGATGCGCACCACCGCGCTGGCACACCGGATCGGGGGCTTCGTCATCGATGGCGCCATCCGCGACCTGGTCGAGTGGGCCGATGGACGCATGCCCGTGTTCGCGCGGGGGCATACCCATCGCGGTCCCAGCAAGGAAGGCCCGGGCCGCATCAACGCGCCCATCGCCTGCGCGGGGCTGGCGGTCCTGCCCGGCGACCTGGTCATGGGCGATGCCGACGGCGTCATCTGCATTCCCGCCCGCGAGGCGGAGGCGCTGTTGCCGCGCGCGCAGGCGCACCTGCAGCGCGAAGACGCCATCCGGCGTTCCAACGAGCATGGCACGTCGGATCCCGAGCGCTTCGACGCCGTCCTGCGAGCCAAGGGCTTGCCCGTGTAG
- a CDS encoding copper-translocating P-type ATPase — translation MNPHHHDHHQSGERSDASAGTIYTCPMHPEVRQDHPGNCPKCGMTLEPIIPLAEEGNSELIDFQRRFWWTLPLTLIVTVLAMLGHRLGWFAMATQTWVEFVLSLPVVLWTGWPFFVRGWQSIVHRSPNMWTLIALGSGAAFVYSVVATVAPGAFPDSFMFMGRVAVYFEAAVVIISLTMMGQLIELKARSQTSAAIKSLLGLAPKTARRINADSSEEDVPLNHVHVGDLLRVRPGEKIPVDGIVTEGSSAVDESMLTGEPVPVTKRAGAPLIGATLNTSGALIMRSEKIGAATMLSQIVQMVASAQRSKAPMQRMADVVAGKFVVAVVLIAIATFLAWGLFGPEPSWVFGLINAVAVLIIACPCALGLATPMSVMVATGRAATQGVLFRDAGAIEKMREVDTLIVDKTGTLTEGRPAFDTAVAAPGFTPDEVLRLAASLDQGSEHPLADAIVSAARAKGLPLAKPADFESDSGIGVRGTVEGRRLALGNTALMEQESVAVSSLQADAERLRGEGASIMHLAVDGRFAGILAVTDPIKASTPGAIRTLHASGLRIVMATGDGLTTAKAVAAKLGIDEVHGEVKPADKLALVARLQQEGHVVAMAGDGINDAPALAKSDVGVAMGTGTDVAMNSGQITLIKGDLRGIAASREVSIDTVRNMRQNLMFAFVYNGIGVPIAAGVLYPFTGWLLSPMIAALAMSLSSASVIFNALRLRGTK, via the coding sequence ATGAATCCGCATCACCATGACCATCATCAGTCTGGAGAACGGAGTGATGCGTCGGCTGGCACCATTTACACCTGCCCCATGCACCCCGAGGTGCGGCAGGACCACCCCGGCAATTGTCCCAAGTGCGGCATGACGCTGGAGCCGATCATTCCGCTGGCCGAGGAAGGCAACAGCGAGCTGATCGATTTTCAGCGCCGCTTTTGGTGGACGCTGCCCCTCACTCTGATCGTGACCGTCCTGGCCATGCTCGGCCATCGTCTGGGCTGGTTCGCCATGGCCACCCAGACCTGGGTCGAATTCGTGCTGTCGCTGCCCGTGGTGCTGTGGACAGGCTGGCCCTTCTTCGTGCGGGGCTGGCAATCGATCGTCCACCGCAGCCCGAACATGTGGACCTTGATCGCCCTGGGCTCGGGCGCCGCCTTCGTCTACAGCGTGGTCGCCACGGTGGCGCCGGGCGCTTTCCCCGACTCGTTCATGTTCATGGGCCGCGTGGCCGTCTACTTCGAAGCAGCGGTGGTCATCATTTCCCTGACCATGATGGGCCAACTTATCGAGTTGAAGGCACGCTCCCAGACCTCGGCGGCCATCAAGTCCCTGCTGGGCCTGGCGCCAAAGACTGCGCGGCGCATCAACGCGGACAGCAGCGAAGAGGATGTGCCGCTCAACCATGTTCATGTCGGCGACCTGCTGCGTGTGCGCCCTGGCGAGAAAATTCCGGTCGATGGCATCGTTACCGAAGGCAGCAGCGCGGTCGATGAATCCATGCTGACCGGCGAACCAGTGCCAGTGACCAAGCGTGCCGGTGCCCCGTTGATCGGGGCCACGCTGAACACCAGCGGCGCGCTGATCATGCGGTCCGAGAAAATCGGCGCGGCCACCATGCTGTCGCAGATCGTGCAGATGGTCGCCTCGGCCCAGCGCTCCAAGGCTCCCATGCAGCGCATGGCCGACGTGGTGGCGGGCAAGTTCGTCGTGGCGGTGGTGCTGATCGCCATCGCTACCTTTCTGGCCTGGGGCCTGTTCGGGCCGGAGCCCAGCTGGGTGTTCGGGCTGATCAATGCCGTGGCGGTGCTGATCATCGCCTGTCCCTGTGCTCTGGGCCTGGCCACCCCCATGTCGGTGATGGTGGCCACCGGGCGCGCCGCCACGCAGGGAGTGCTGTTCCGCGATGCCGGTGCCATCGAGAAGATGCGCGAGGTGGACACCCTCATCGTGGACAAGACCGGCACACTGACGGAAGGCAGACCCGCGTTCGACACCGCCGTTGCGGCGCCTGGCTTCACGCCCGATGAGGTTCTGAGGCTGGCGGCCAGTCTGGACCAGGGCAGCGAACACCCGCTGGCAGATGCGATTGTCAGCGCAGCGCGAGCCAAGGGCCTGCCGCTGGCCAAACCGGCCGATTTCGAGTCGGACAGCGGCATCGGCGTGCGCGGCACGGTCGAGGGACGGCGGCTGGCATTGGGCAACACGGCCTTGATGGAGCAGGAAAGCGTGGCGGTTTCGTCCCTGCAGGCTGACGCAGAGCGCCTGCGCGGTGAAGGCGCCAGCATCATGCACCTGGCTGTCGACGGGCGGTTCGCGGGCATTCTGGCGGTGACCGACCCCATCAAAGCCAGCACGCCCGGCGCCATCCGAACCCTGCACGCCAGCGGTCTGCGCATCGTGATGGCGACTGGAGACGGTCTCACCACCGCCAAGGCCGTAGCGGCCAAGCTGGGTATCGATGAAGTGCATGGCGAGGTCAAGCCCGCCGACAAGCTGGCGCTGGTGGCGCGGCTGCAGCAAGAAGGCCATGTGGTTGCCATGGCGGGAGACGGCATCAATGACGCTCCCGCACTGGCAAAGTCCGACGTCGGGGTCGCCATGGGCACGGGCACTGACGTGGCAATGAACAGCGGTCAGATCACGCTGATCAAGGGCGACCTGCGCGGCATCGCGGCGTCGCGCGAGGTCTCCATCGATACGGTGCGCAATATGCGGCAGAACCTGATGTTTGCCTTCGTCTACAACGGTATTGGCGTACCGATTGCCGCCGGGGTTCTGTATCCGTTCACTGGCTGGCTCCTGTCGCCAATGATTGCGGCACTGGCGATGAGTCTGAGCTCGGCTTCGGTGATCTTCAATGCGCTGCGGCTGCGTGGCACGAAATAA
- the folK gene encoding 2-amino-4-hydroxy-6-hydroxymethyldihydropteridine diphosphokinase, whose protein sequence is MNAPAWQTAWVGLGANLGDPAATLREALAALAAHPQVRQDALSRFYRTGPIDSSGPDYVNAVVRLRTTLPPLALLDLLQDIERRHGRERPYRNAPRTLDLDLLAVDGQRLDTPRLTLPHPRMHQRAFVLRPLSDIDPGMTLPQGPVDELLRACADQAVFPLD, encoded by the coding sequence ATGAACGCACCCGCCTGGCAGACGGCCTGGGTGGGATTGGGCGCAAACCTGGGCGACCCGGCCGCCACCCTGCGCGAAGCGCTGGCCGCGCTGGCCGCCCATCCCCAGGTGCGGCAGGACGCGCTCTCCCGCTTCTACCGCACCGGGCCGATCGACTCCAGCGGTCCCGACTACGTCAATGCCGTCGTGCGCCTGCGCACCACGCTGCCTCCTCTGGCGCTGCTGGACCTGCTCCAGGACATCGAACGGCGCCACGGCCGCGAACGCCCCTATCGCAACGCTCCCCGCACGCTGGACCTGGACCTGCTGGCGGTCGACGGCCAGCGCCTGGACACGCCCCGGCTGACCCTGCCCCACCCCCGCATGCACCAGCGCGCCTTCGTGCTGCGCCCGCTGTCGGACATCGATCCGGGCATGACGCTGCCCCAGGGGCCGGTGGACGAACTGCTGCGCGCCTGCGCGGACCAGGCGGTGTTTCCGCTGGACTAG